From the genome of Pelobacter propionicus DSM 2379, one region includes:
- a CDS encoding efflux transporter outer membrane subunit: protein MRRLLVLTLATLLAGCMIGPDYHRPVVETPSSFIYEDKEARATADTEWWKQFQDPVLDALISDALTNNKNIKIAAANIEQASGFLTQTRSPLFPQLGYGADAGRQRLSENNAIPVSPGINNPQDYFQLFGGASWELDLWGHVRRLSEFARANLLANQEARRGVILTLVAAVAGDYLQLRGLDEQLVISKRNLAAYADSVKLFELQFQYGQISMLNVQQARTQYETAAATISQIESQISQLENALSILLGRNPGSIPRGKTIHQLASPAVPAGLPSQLLERRPDLAQAEQNLIAANAQIGAAKALYFPTISLTGNFGFASENLSDLFKGPSKLWSYGGSITGPIFTAGAISGQVRQSEALQKAALQRYEAAIQSAFADVENALVIRQKLAGQLLAQERLVKASQEYEQLAKLQYDGGYAPYLTVLSAQQQLFPAELTLTQLRASLLTSYANLYKAMGGGWVDAADRLAGTPPAASPRL, encoded by the coding sequence ATGCGCCGACTACTCGTTCTCACACTCGCAACCCTGCTTGCCGGTTGCATGATCGGCCCGGACTACCACAGACCGGTGGTGGAAACTCCATCCTCCTTCATATACGAAGACAAGGAGGCCCGTGCCACGGCGGACACCGAATGGTGGAAGCAGTTCCAGGACCCGGTGCTCGATGCTCTGATTAGTGATGCCCTTACCAACAACAAGAACATCAAGATCGCTGCCGCCAACATCGAACAGGCCTCAGGGTTCCTGACCCAGACCCGCTCCCCGCTCTTCCCGCAGCTGGGCTATGGCGCCGATGCCGGGCGTCAGCGGCTGAGCGAAAACAACGCCATCCCCGTCTCTCCCGGTATCAACAACCCCCAGGATTACTTCCAGCTCTTCGGCGGCGCCAGCTGGGAGCTGGATCTCTGGGGCCATGTCAGGCGCCTCTCCGAGTTCGCACGGGCCAACCTGCTGGCCAATCAGGAGGCACGCCGCGGCGTGATTCTCACCCTGGTGGCAGCGGTGGCGGGCGACTACCTGCAGCTGCGCGGGCTGGACGAACAGCTGGTGATCTCAAAGCGCAACCTGGCGGCCTATGCCGATTCGGTGAAACTGTTTGAACTGCAGTTCCAGTACGGCCAGATATCCATGCTGAACGTCCAGCAGGCCCGCACCCAGTATGAGACCGCGGCGGCAACCATATCGCAGATCGAATCCCAGATCAGCCAGCTGGAGAATGCCTTGTCGATCCTGCTGGGCCGCAATCCGGGATCGATTCCGCGCGGCAAGACGATCCATCAGTTGGCCTCCCCGGCTGTTCCGGCAGGTCTCCCCTCCCAGCTGCTTGAGCGCCGGCCGGACCTGGCGCAGGCCGAACAGAACCTGATCGCCGCCAACGCCCAGATCGGCGCGGCAAAGGCGCTCTACTTCCCGACCATCTCGCTTACCGGTAATTTCGGCTTTGCCAGCGAGAACCTCTCCGATCTCTTCAAGGGGCCGAGCAAGCTCTGGAGTTATGGCGGCTCGATTACCGGCCCTATCTTCACCGCCGGCGCCATCTCTGGTCAGGTTAGGCAGAGCGAAGCACTACAGAAGGCGGCGCTCCAAAGGTACGAGGCTGCGATTCAGAGTGCCTTTGCCGACGTGGAAAATGCCCTGGTCATCCGCCAGAAGTTGGCCGGACAGCTTCTGGCCCAAGAGCGGCTGGTCAAGGCCAGCCAGGAGTACGAGCAACTGGCCAAGCTTCAGTATGATGGAGGCTACGCCCCCTACCTCACCGTTTTGAGCGCGCAGCAGCAGCTCTTCCCCGCCGAACTCACCCTTACCCAGTTGCGCGCCTCGCTGCTTACATCCTACGCCAACCTGTACAAGGCCATGGGTGGCGGCTGGGTGGATGCGGCCGACAGGCTGGCAGGCACGCCTCCCGCCGCGTCCCCTCGCCTGTAG
- a CDS encoding potassium channel family protein: MKCAPADMYLRLRAFWLGDEALSVFLVLLFLALFLGPFLDSPQVRLLTSLFFSLLMVSGIVNISRRPSIRCVAGMVACSAIALRWLTHVLPTPETLRWGSLASLIYMIMLSMVILYKVFMDDKPVTGNRVKGAVAAYLLFGITWSVLYGFLDQVLPNAFNLPQAAGDYGPARQEVFVYYSFITLTTVGYGDISPTHDVSRMFAVMEALVGQLYPATLLARLVSLAITQQQETTRDTRG; the protein is encoded by the coding sequence ATGAAGTGCGCACCTGCCGATATGTACCTGCGGTTACGGGCATTCTGGCTGGGAGACGAGGCTCTTTCGGTGTTTCTGGTCCTCCTCTTCCTTGCCCTTTTTCTCGGGCCGTTCCTCGACTCTCCGCAGGTGAGGCTGCTGACGAGCCTCTTTTTCTCGCTGCTGATGGTATCCGGGATTGTCAACATATCGCGGCGACCATCAATCAGGTGTGTGGCCGGCATGGTGGCCTGTAGCGCCATCGCGCTGCGCTGGCTCACCCATGTCCTGCCGACGCCGGAAACGCTGCGCTGGGGAAGCCTTGCATCCCTCATCTACATGATCATGCTGTCCATGGTTATCCTGTACAAAGTCTTCATGGACGACAAACCGGTCACCGGCAATCGCGTAAAAGGGGCGGTAGCCGCCTATCTGCTGTTCGGCATCACCTGGTCAGTTCTCTACGGATTCCTTGACCAGGTTTTGCCCAACGCCTTCAACCTCCCCCAGGCCGCCGGCGATTACGGTCCCGCACGCCAGGAGGTGTTCGTCTACTACAGTTTCATCACCCTCACGACGGTCGGCTACGGTGACATCAGCCCGACCCACGATGTCTCGCGCATGTTCGCGGTGATGGAGGCGCTGGTGGGGCAGCTCTACCCGGCCACGCTGCTGGCCAGGCTCGTCTCCCTGGCCATAACCCAGCAGCAGGAGACGACGCGGGACACGAGAGGTTGA